The following are encoded in a window of Corythoichthys intestinalis isolate RoL2023-P3 chromosome 8, ASM3026506v1, whole genome shotgun sequence genomic DNA:
- the inab gene encoding internexin neuronal intermediate filament protein, alpha b, which translates to MSYGSDVYSSSSYRRIFGESPRYASSPSRTAMSVSSRGGYRATSTSRTNISPAGGYTRKSGRAYSSMPLETFDLAQSSVLNNEFKIVRTNEKEQMQGLNDRFAMFIEKVRNLEQHNKVLETELVALRQRQAEPSRLAELYQQEIRELRSQLDDLNGEKSQLLIERDSIDDDLQKLRVKYEEEFRAREEAEATLKAFKKDVEDATMVRLDLEKKVESLLDEINFLRKVHDEEVAELTDMIQAAQVSVEMEVAKPDLTSALKEIRSQYESMASKNLQSAEEWYKTKFADLSEQATRSNDAIRASREEMSEFRRQLQSKTIEIESLRGTNESLEKQLREMEDRHAVEIGNYQDGIAELENELRATKSEMARHLREYQDLLNVKMALDIEIAAYRKLLEGEETRIGSGITYPSPSITSGGGQSYNYQSRIYTSSGKSSKREGKDESQPPSKAGSKATHEVYEETVVTTKKVEKQQDASDSSTNQKN; encoded by the exons ATGAGCTACGGATCTGACGTCTACTCTTCTTCTTCCTACCGAAGAATCTTCGGGGAATCTCCCCGCTATGCGTCCTCTCCATCTCGGACGGCCATGAGCGTGTCCTCGCGGGGTGGCTACCGAGCCACCTCCACTTCCAGGACCAACATTTCACCCGCGGGCGGGTACACCCGAAAGTCCGGACGCGCCTACTCGTCCATGCCTCTGGAAACCTTCGACCTGGCACAGAGTAGCGTTctcaacaatgagttcaaaattGTCCGCACAAATGAAAAGGAGCAAATGCAAGGTCTCAATGACCGATTTGCGATGTTCATCGAGAAAGTGCGCAACTTGGAGCAGCATAACAAAGTGTTGGAGACAGAGCTGGTAGCCCTGCGTCAGAGGCAGGCGGAGCCGTCCCGTCTTGCCGAGCTGTACCAGCAGGAGATCCGCGAACTGCGCTCCCAGCTGGACGACCTCAATGGGGAGAAGTCCCAGCTTCTCATAGAGAGAGATAGTATTGATGATGACCTCCAGAAGCTCAGGGTAAAATATGAAGAAGAGTTCCGTGCTCGAGAAGAGGCGGAGGCTACTCTCAAGGCTTTCAAAAAAGATGTGGAAGATGCCACCATGGTGCGCCTGGACCTGGAAAAGAAGGTTGAATCCCTTCTCGATGAAATCAACTTCCTGAGAAAGGTTCATGATGAAGAGGTGGCCGAGCTCACCGACATGATCCAGGCAGCTCAAGTGTCTGTAGAGATGGAGGTCGCAAAGCCGGACCTGACCTCCGCCCTCAAGGAGATCCGAAGCCAGTACGAGTCGATGGCATCCAAGAACCTGCAATCTGCCGAAGAGTGGTACAAGACCAAGTTTGCCGACCTTTCGGAGCAGGCTACTCGAAGCAATGATGCCATCCGTGCCAGCCGAGAGGAAATGAGCGAGTTTAGGAGGCAGTTGCAGTCCAAGACTATCGAGATTGAGAGCCTGAGAGGCACTAATGAGTCCCTGGAAAAGCAGCTCAGGGAGATGGAGGACAGGCACGCCGTGGAGATCGGAAACTATCAG GACGGCATAGCAGAGTTGGAAAATGAGCTGAGGGCTACTAAAAGTGAGATGGCTCGTCACTTGAGGGAGTATCAAGATCTGCTGAATGTCAAGATGGCTCTTGATATTGAGATAGCGGCGTATCG AAAGCTGCTGGAGGGTGAGGAGACCCGCATAGGGTCAGGGATAACCTACCCGAGCCCGTCTATAACTTCAGGCGGTGGCCAGAGCTACAACTACCAGTCCCGCATCTACACCAGCTCTGGCAAGAGCTCCAAGAGGGAAGGCAAGGATGAGAGCCAGCCACCGAGCAAGGCTGGGAGCAAGGCCACTCATGAGGTTTATGAGGAGACAGTGGTGACCACTAAAAAAGTAGAGAAGCAGCAAGATGCCAGTGATTCTTCTACTAATCAGAAAAACTAG